A part of Apostichopus japonicus isolate 1M-3 chromosome 10, ASM3797524v1, whole genome shotgun sequence genomic DNA contains:
- the LOC139975248 gene encoding monocarboxylate transporter 12-like: MPHRPSRVSQVSIKIGDIERAIPVKDGGKAWLLVLGAFVCQMLCAGLVQGMGVTFVELQNYFGASATDISWIGSCLTFSACSISVVSGALTRQIGCRPVVVCGGLLASVSMIAASFSEELWHLYITISLTGFGCGLALPAAISVIGFNFQVHFGIANGLQYAGVGVGIMSIPPLFQFLFELYAWQGALLIYGTVLLNVCACGLLMKPGAAEIYSLKNKASKYSSVPASGNESGIQKPVSSVLKSDRTTERSVQLYNKVNDDVFESKSSDSANPSAPADSLGGQKAEEAQNQSSPTRRQSSVRFEVETTSIFAELPSEGLPIEEDITDTQPAQHKCLSNIAKSFGEAASIVGVNILWKHPNFACFALAVMMFGFGYSSCLYYFIPRAIQDLGIPELEASLLMTVLGVCSLTARLTNGLVVDLGIITPLKFFCLSCLVCSVSSFITPFTHSIVGSFVCAGLFGLASGVANPMLAMVSRELVGQKVMASALGILMLFNGMGSVAGIFTMGYVFDHYGNYSISFYIAGCDLLLIIFVVFLGKALTKKLPSSRRASRNSSIIKDDSLDTPKKSPQRHSIKEEDTKAAQSVRPISCMESSV, encoded by the exons GTCTGGTGCAAGGTATGGGTGTAACCTTCGTTGAATTACAGAACTACTTTGGCGCATCAGCCACTGACATTAGTTGGATAGGTAGCTGTCTAACCTTCTCAGCTTGTTCTATCA GCGTTGTTTCTGGTGCTTTAACTCGACAAATTGGCTGTCGTCCCGTGGTGGTCTGTGGAGGGCTTTTGGCATCAGTCTCAATGATTGCTGCATCGTTCTCTGAGGAGTTGTGGCATTTATATATCACTATATCACTCACAG GTTTTGGGTGTGGCCTTGCCCTTCCTGCAGCTATTTCAGTGATTGGTTTCAATTTCCAGGTTCATTTTGGCATTGCTAACGGTTTGCAGTACGCAGGGGTTGGTGTTGGTATCATGTCCATTCCACCACTCTTCCAGTTTCTGTTTGAACTTTACGCCTGGCAGGGAGCCTTATTGATCTATGGAACTGTCTTACTCAACGTCTGTGCATGTGGGCTACTTATGAAGCCTGGTGCAGCAGAAATCTACAGCCTTAAAAACAAAGCCTCAAAATACTCGTCTGTGCCTGCCTCTGGAAACGAGTCAGGAATACAGAAACCAGTTAGTAGTGTGCTAAAGAGTGACAGAACTACTGAAAGATCTGTGCAGTTATATAATAAAGTCAACGATGATGTGTTTGAGAGTAAGTCGAGCGATTCAGCCAACCCCAGTGCCCCAGCGGACAGTCTCGGCGGACAAAAGGCGGAGGAGGCACAGAATCAGTCTAGCCCGACCAGAAGGCAATCATCTGTGAGATTCGAAGTGGAAACCACAAGTATATTTGCAGAATTACCTAGTGAAGGTCTCCCAATCGAGGAAGACATTACGGACACACAACCGGCTCAACATAAGTGCCTTTCAAACATTGCTAAATCTTTTGGAGAAGCTGCGTCAATCGTCGGTGTTAACATTCTCTGGAAGCATCCAAACTTTGCATGCTTCGCCTTAGCCGTGATGATGTTCGGGTTTGGTTATTCCTCCTGTTTATACTATTTTATTCCACGTGCTATACAAGACTTGGGAATACCGGAGCTGGAGGCCTCACTGCTCATGACGGTGTTGGGAGTCTGTAGCCTGACAGCGAGACTCACGAATGGTCTGGTCGTCGATCTAGGGATCATCACTCCTCTGAAATTCTTTTGTCTGTCCTGCTTGGTGTGCTCTGTCAGTAGCTTCATCACTCCCtttacacattcgattgtcgGCTCCTTTGTCTGTGCGGGTCTGTTTGGGTTAGCCAGCGGAGTTGCCAATCCCATGCTGGCCATGGTGTCTCGGGAACTTGTGGGACAGAAGGTGATGGCCAGTGCGTTGGGCATCTTGATGCTGTTCAATGGGATGGGTTCTGTAGCAGGCATTTTTACCATGG GTTACGTCTTTGACCATTATGGTAACTACAGCATCTCTTTCTACATCGCTGGATGTGACCTTCTCCTCATCATATTTGTGGTGTTTCTTGGAAAGGCCCTGACCAAGAAACTGCCATCCAGTAGAAGAGCAAGCAGGAATAGTTCTATAATTAAAGATGATTCTCTTGATACACCAAAGAAATCACCACAAAGACACAGCATCAAGGAGGAGGACACCAAGGCCGCTCAAAGTGTCCGTCCTATTTCTTGTATGGAGAGCTCAGTGTGA
- the LOC139975249 gene encoding uncharacterized protein isoform X2 — protein sequence MLEVYQNHEKRTSEEAGSSERTHHLPYRSPSMLPLPSGRLGPALPVLTQSSKMPLGLPHPPTVPMQLASNVMVVPPQQIAASSSHQSFINTVHKRKSFPLAVAHPIIRQNPNFSPAMAHAVPNALPPKLKVNHVASNSNKSAQDSPLDLSAPLDLSLKRKNDAEKDDAYQRAAIKRQRLADASEGKADRSASPSRKCSAILSKPPPIYPGLHRTSTDHLIRQQRKVHPLVHEGSQNDANTLIHQKFLQHKMARNKEAEEAKLWTARQEFAMQSPKMLQKRGPPPPHPHLPVKRVQASVPPLVTSSSGGTRLLTHRDQVPALITPQQISEHNRLINEEKKHQLLARAAAMGIPVDKEPYRTQTLLPRSSQLIKENGAVDSEMEEALRQMMQQSLHRPSPSSSPNSKPKQLLNPTPNNSADMRRKLMQKAAYIEFMKKRMLIRSFQQRTGIIQERSLSSTSSSSSTQSPPIPTCRSSPHQEKQELYRRRYLYDMQNGLSLSSKNRPSLPIRNAPPSILGNRECDRRMKLVQGVGTNSGPQYKYSLKDIDHRQTTAAPVSQERAKTSLDPRGMDLKTFHLLQRGHDSKNGRLHMYHELHKHRTENSRQDQVVPTQNGRLNPGCTASRGPASQGLPHPISRLTSGPSEATVIASPVKNHSHPPSHSDPNLHPQQDKLGAIQSHLRNRKNLINPEIARDHILANMNPTLRDLFQEKDQEKQLQLFQTLRKNHSSQLQRSKSCAINFRDIIAHEISKCIDESSDSSEVIDLTSEHSEGSVEKTVTDDVSGRVGSPQTNPLDAPVSIESFKRDIDDADNPPPLIKSSDARMGFVPLTSNSVIVSGAVTYSKCPSLSDKCNPENISQGLITVAEAATACEADCKATDVIESADHDHGIQIKQEAGIKDEGLKYDKDIKQEFTIKTESDSNMEMPGQSSNSDLSDKGSELLTAEPNLGAPGSIKSVSYDPRRKVLAALNERSKLTPVVAEDVLQGSLMEATDVDPPTVENYTDTKIIPRADQADKECQLPDQLFEDDDKEEEGLDGEEVSEEVSKDVPTSKHDVSTMGEESKMSDNGEVSPEADADRQCTRPRRKRKRRVRRYYHIVPRRASSRKGRQAAMASSYHRDDRYEQEIEKERQKVMERRRRRTAVLRKQGLQAEMGQPCQEVKLPKANEKYDSSEETRESPRRRRCKVSSSPPPSTKSTKIVMDGGDCGVEDEDSLNTNEDYERRLMSPHVELKVRIQRKDLTGKFHESGDWQVVSHVKKPAKREGKMWPSPMNRNRLVGSAAGWSFNTDKPSTSGLFAMHLNGRRHRRGSTAVRRRLLKARIIPDSSPSIPPPPRELKRLAVNKKLGETLLHKSARLGHDDSALYCINYCMQDINAKDNAGYTPLHECCVNGRLKVAKHMIAKGADVNGSAADGTRPLHDAIDNEKVELGRLLLAHGGDPLIATYSGRTTRKLARSKETKTLVHGYLKDINGRFLAPVEELEGLKNINYNIRFQSSLQTSEDLVQTGIDFMTGAPEASPPEDEDDELMFELSDKPLLPSISMYLDEPKKFSNWLLLSDVLQRLDMRRPDFLYNHRDVTVYSITREEMESSAMLGPNLLSGILERNLGKTIELVELDDHICRVLGSDVELVK from the exons GAAAGTAAACCACGTCGCAAGTAACTCAAACAAGAGTGCACAAGATTCTCCTCTTGATCTCAGTGCACCCTTGGACCTCTCTCTCAAAAGGAAGAACGATGCAGAGAAAGATGATGCTTACCAGCGAGCGGCAATCAAAAGACAGCGTCTCGCAGATGCAAGCGAAGGTAAGGCTGACAGATCGGCAAGCCCCAGTAGAAAGTGTTCGGCAATTTTATCAAAGCCTCCGCCCATCTATCCTGGGCTGCATAGGACCTCTACAGATCACTTGATTCGACAACAGAGGAAAGTGCACCCCTTGGTTCACGAAGGATCTCAAAACGATGCCAACACTCTGATACACCAAAAGTTTTTGCAACACAAGATGGCCAGAAATAAAGAAGCAGAAGAGGCTAAGCTGTGGACAGCCAGACAAGAATTTGCTATGCAGAGTCCCAAGATGCTGCAGAAGAGAGGGCCACCGCCTCCCCACCCTCATCTACCGGTCAAGCGAGTCCAGGCATCCGTCCCGCCCCTCGTGACTTCCAGCTCTGGAGGCACCCGGCTTCTCACCCACAGGGATCAAGTGCCTGCTTTGATAACTCCTCAGCAAATATCTGAACATAATAGATtgataaatgaagaaaagaagcATCAACTGCTTGCAAGGGCTGCAGCGATGGGAATACCGGTAGATAAAGAACCCTATCGTACACAGACACTGTTGCCAAGGTCATCACAGCTGATCAAAGAGAATGGAGCTGTAGACTCTGAGATGGAGGAAGCACTGCGACAAATGATGCAGCAGTCACTGCATCGCCCATCCCCATCTTCATCTCCGAATAGCAAACCTAAGCAGCTACTAAATCCGACTCCAAACAATTCGGCAGATATGAGGAGGAAACTTATGCAAAAGGCTGCTTACATTGAGTTCATGAAGAAACGTATGCTAATTCGTAGTTTTCAACAACGAACAGGTATAATTCAGGAGCGTTCACTCTCTTcaacatcgtcatcatcatcaactcAAAGCCCTCCAATTCCTACATGTAGGTCCAGTCCTCATCAGGAGAAACAAGAACTTTACAGAAGGAGATATTTGTACGATATGCAAAATGGATTGTCATTGTCTTCAAAAAATAGGCCCTCGTTACCCATCAGAAACGCACCACCCTCCATCTTAGGAAACAGGGAATGCGACCGAAGAATGAAGTTGGTCCAGGGTGTCGGAACAAACAGCGGTCCTCAGTACAAGTACAGCCTTAAAGATATTGATCATCGACAAACGACAGCTGCACCAGTATCCCAAGAGAGGGCCAAAACATCATTAGACCCTCGAGGTATGGATCTCAAGACCTTTCATCTTCTACAAAGAGGTCATGATTCAAAGAACGGGCGGCTACATATGTACCATGAACTTCATAAACATAGAACAGAAAACAGCCGACAAGATCAGGTGGTACCCACTCAAAACGGGCGTCTGAATCCAGGTTGTACTGCCTCTAGAGGTCCTGCCTCTCAGGGTCTTCCTCATCCCATATCGAGATTAACCTCAGGCCCATCAGAAGCAACAGTTATTGCATCACCTGTCAAGAATCATTCACATCCTCCCAGTCACTCTGATCCAAACCTTCATCCGCAGCAGGACAAACTCGGTGCTATACAGTCTCATCTCCGCAATCGAAAGAATTTGATCAACCCCGAGATTGCCCGGGACCACATTCTAGCAAATATGAACCCAACCTTAAGGGATCTGTTCCAAGAGAAAGATCAGGAGAAGCAGCTGCAATTGTTTCAGACTCTACGGAAGAACCACAGTTCACAACTCCAGAGGTCCAAAAGCTGTGCGATCAACTTCCGAGACATCATCGCCCATGAGATCTCAAAGTGCATTGACGAAAGTTCAGATAGTTCAGAGGTGATTGACTTAACGAGTGAACATTCGGAAGGATCCGTTGAGAAAACTGTCACAGATGATGTCTCGGGAAGAGTTGGATCTCCTCAAACAAATCCTCTGGATGCTCCGGTTTCGATTGAAAGTTTCAAACGAGACATCGACGACGCGGACAACCCACCTCCGTTGATAAAATCCTCAGACGCAAGGATGGGATTTGTGCCTTTAACTTCGAACAGTGTTATAGTGTCAGGAGCTGTGACATACAGTAAATGTCCCTCATTATCAGACAAGTGCAATCCTGAAAATATATCCCAAGGTTTAATAACGGTGGCAGAGGCAGCAACAGCCTGTGAAGCTGATTGCAAAGCAACCGATGTGATCGAATCTGCCGACCACGACCACGGCATTCAGATCAAACAGGAAGCGGGAATTAAAGACGAGGGTctcaaatatgacaaagataTCAAACAAGAATTTACGATTAAAACGGAATCTGATAGCAACATGGAGATGCcaggtcaaagttcaaactCTGATTTGTCAGACAAGGGTAGCGAGTTACTAACAGCAGAACCCAATCTGGGTGCACCCGGTAGTATTAAATCTGTTTCTTACGATCCAAGGAGGAAAGTGCTAGCTGCCCTTAATGAACGGTCGAAGTTGACACCTGTGGTGGCAGAGGATGTGTTGCAGGGAAGTTTAATGGAAGCGACAGACGTAGACCCACCAACTGTGGAGAACTACACAGACACAAAGATTATACCCAGAGCTGATCAAGCTGACAAGGAGTGTCAACTGCCC GATCAGCTGTTTGAAGATGatgacaaagaagaagaaggactTGATGGTGAAGAGGTCAGTGAAGAGGTCAGTAAAGATGTACCAACAAGTAAACACGACGTATCAACCATGGGCGAGGAGAGCAAGATGAGTGATAATGGGGAGGTCTCACCCGAAGCAGACGCGGACAGACAGTGCACGAGGCCGAGACGCAAAAGAAAACGCCGGGTTAGAAGATACTACCACATCGTACCCAGGAGAGCATCATCAAGAAAAG GACGGCAGGCAGCCATGGCATCGTCATATCACCGCGACGACCGTTACGAACAGGAGATAGAGAAGGAGAGACAGAAAGTGATGGAGAGAAGACGGAGGAGGACAGCCGTGTTAAGGAAGCAGGGCTTACAAGCCGAGATGGGACAGCCATGCCAAGAGGTGAAGTTACCAAAAGCAAACGAAAAGTATGACAGCAGCGAAGAGACCAGAGAATCCCCGAGAAGACGGAGGTGCAAAGTGTCCTCTTCTCCACCGCCAAGTACGAAATCAACAAAGATAGTCATGGACGGTGGCGATTGTGGTGTAGAGGACGAAGACAGCCTCAACACCAACGAGGATTATGAAAGAAGGTTAATGTCGCCCCACGTCGAACTTAAAGTTCGGATTCAAAGGAAGGACCTAACTGGAAAATTCCACGAAAGTGGTGATTGGCAGGTGGTGTCGCACGTCAAGAAACCAGCAAAGAGGGAAGGGAAAATGTGGCCGTCACCGATGAACAGAAATAGATTAGTCGGAAGCGCTGCTGGTTGGTCTTTTAACACTGATAAGCCAAGTACATCTGGGTTGTTTGCAATGCATCTGAATGGAAGAAGACATCGGCGGGGAAGCACTGCTGTCAGAAGGAGG CTACTCAAGGCCAGGATTATCCCTGACTCAAGCCCTTCCATCCCTCCACCCCCTAGAG AATTGAAACGTCTTGCTGTGAACAAGAAACTTGGGGAGACGCTATTACATAAATCCGCTCGACTCGGTCATGAT GATTCTGCTTTGTATTGTATTAACTATTGCATGCAAGACATCAATGCCAAGGACAACGCCGGTTACACCCCATTACATGAATGCTGTGTCAATGGCAGACTTAAGGTCGCCAAACATATGATTGCAAAAGGGGCCGATGTTAATGGCAGTGCTGCAGATGGAACAAG ACCCCTCCACGATGCTATTGACAACGAAAAGGTTGAACTCGGTCGTCTGCTCCTGGCCCACGGAGGAGATCCTCTTATAGCGACGTATTCTGGTAGAACCACAAGGAAACTAGCTCGGTCTAAGGAAACAAAAACACTTGTACATG ggTATCTCAAGGATATCAATGGTCGTTTCTTGGCTCCAGTTGAGGAGCTAGAGGGTCTCAAGAACATCAATTATAATATTCGCTTCCAAAGTTCTCTCCAAACATCAG AGGACTTAGTCCAGACTGGCATTGACTTCATGACCGGTGCTCCAGAAGCGTCGCCGCCAGAAGACGAAGATGACGAACTCATGTTTGAACTCAGCGACAAGCCTCTGCTGCCCTCTATTTCTATGTATCTGGACGAACCTAAAAA GTTTTCAAATTGGCTGCTTCTGAGTGACGTTTTACAGAGGTTAGACATGAGACGACCAGACTTCCTCTACAACCATCGAGACGTCACAGTGTACAGCATAACCAGAGAGGAAATGGAGAGCTCGGCGATGTTAGGACCGAACCTTCTGTCCGGCATTTTGGAAAGAAACTTGGGGAAGACTATAGAACTGGTTGAACTAGATGATCATATATGCAGGGTCCTAGGTTCAGATGTAGAGTTGGTTAAATAA
- the LOC139975249 gene encoding uncharacterized protein isoform X1 translates to MLEVYQNHEKRTSEEAGSSERTHHLPYRSPSMLPLPSGRLGPALPVLTQSSKMPLGLPHPPTVPMQLASNVMVVPPQQIAASSSHQSFINTVHKRKSFPLAVAHPIIRQNPNFSPAMAHAVPNALPPKLKVNHVASNSNKSAQDSPLDLSAPLDLSLKRKNDAEKDDAYQRAAIKRQRLADASEGKADRSASPSRKCSAILSKPPPIYPGLHRTSTDHLIRQQRKVHPLVHEGSQNDANTLIHQKFLQHKMARNKEAEEAKLWTARQEFAMQSPKMLQKRGPPPPHPHLPVKRVQASVPPLVTSSSGGTRLLTHRDQVPALITPQQISEHNRLINEEKKHQLLARAAAMGIPVDKEPYRTQTLLPRSSQLIKENGAVDSEMEEALRQMMQQSLHRPSPSSSPNSKPKQLLNPTPNNSADMRRKLMQKAAYIEFMKKRMLIRSFQQRTGIIQERSLSSTSSSSSTQSPPIPTCRSSPHQEKQELYRRRYLYDMQNGLSLSSKNRPSLPIRNAPPSILGNRECDRRMKLVQGVGTNSGPQYKYSLKDIDHRQTTAAPVSQERAKTSLDPRGMDLKTFHLLQRGHDSKNGRLHMYHELHKHRTENSRQDQVVPTQNGRLNPGCTASRGPASQGLPHPISRLTSGPSEATVIASPVKNHSHPPSHSDPNLHPQQDKLGAIQSHLRNRKNLINPEIARDHILANMNPTLRDLFQEKDQEKQLQLFQTLRKNHSSQLQRSKSCAINFRDIIAHEISKCIDESSDSSEVIDLTSEHSEGSVEKTVTDDVSGRVGSPQTNPLDAPVSIESFKRDIDDADNPPPLIKSSDARMGFVPLTSNSVIVSGAVTYSKCPSLSDKCNPENISQGLITVAEAATACEADCKATDVIESADHDHGIQIKQEAGIKDEGLKYDKDIKQEFTIKTESDSNMEMPGQSSNSDLSDKGSELLTAEPNLGAPGSIKSVSYDPRRKVLAALNERSKLTPVVAEDVLQGSLMEATDVDPPTVENYTDTKIIPRADQADKECQLPDQLFEDDDKEEEGLDGEEVSEEVSKDVPTSKHDVSTMGEESKMSDNGEVSPEADADRQCTRPRRKRKRRVRRYYHIVPRRASSRKGTKRKPPQVRRTPAPAMKPKYEDFSPEVLQVRTRNADGRRRQAAMASSYHRDDRYEQEIEKERQKVMERRRRRTAVLRKQGLQAEMGQPCQEVKLPKANEKYDSSEETRESPRRRRCKVSSSPPPSTKSTKIVMDGGDCGVEDEDSLNTNEDYERRLMSPHVELKVRIQRKDLTGKFHESGDWQVVSHVKKPAKREGKMWPSPMNRNRLVGSAAGWSFNTDKPSTSGLFAMHLNGRRHRRGSTAVRRRLLKARIIPDSSPSIPPPPRELKRLAVNKKLGETLLHKSARLGHDDSALYCINYCMQDINAKDNAGYTPLHECCVNGRLKVAKHMIAKGADVNGSAADGTRPLHDAIDNEKVELGRLLLAHGGDPLIATYSGRTTRKLARSKETKTLVHGYLKDINGRFLAPVEELEGLKNINYNIRFQSSLQTSEDLVQTGIDFMTGAPEASPPEDEDDELMFELSDKPLLPSISMYLDEPKKFSNWLLLSDVLQRLDMRRPDFLYNHRDVTVYSITREEMESSAMLGPNLLSGILERNLGKTIELVELDDHICRVLGSDVELVK, encoded by the exons GAAAGTAAACCACGTCGCAAGTAACTCAAACAAGAGTGCACAAGATTCTCCTCTTGATCTCAGTGCACCCTTGGACCTCTCTCTCAAAAGGAAGAACGATGCAGAGAAAGATGATGCTTACCAGCGAGCGGCAATCAAAAGACAGCGTCTCGCAGATGCAAGCGAAGGTAAGGCTGACAGATCGGCAAGCCCCAGTAGAAAGTGTTCGGCAATTTTATCAAAGCCTCCGCCCATCTATCCTGGGCTGCATAGGACCTCTACAGATCACTTGATTCGACAACAGAGGAAAGTGCACCCCTTGGTTCACGAAGGATCTCAAAACGATGCCAACACTCTGATACACCAAAAGTTTTTGCAACACAAGATGGCCAGAAATAAAGAAGCAGAAGAGGCTAAGCTGTGGACAGCCAGACAAGAATTTGCTATGCAGAGTCCCAAGATGCTGCAGAAGAGAGGGCCACCGCCTCCCCACCCTCATCTACCGGTCAAGCGAGTCCAGGCATCCGTCCCGCCCCTCGTGACTTCCAGCTCTGGAGGCACCCGGCTTCTCACCCACAGGGATCAAGTGCCTGCTTTGATAACTCCTCAGCAAATATCTGAACATAATAGATtgataaatgaagaaaagaagcATCAACTGCTTGCAAGGGCTGCAGCGATGGGAATACCGGTAGATAAAGAACCCTATCGTACACAGACACTGTTGCCAAGGTCATCACAGCTGATCAAAGAGAATGGAGCTGTAGACTCTGAGATGGAGGAAGCACTGCGACAAATGATGCAGCAGTCACTGCATCGCCCATCCCCATCTTCATCTCCGAATAGCAAACCTAAGCAGCTACTAAATCCGACTCCAAACAATTCGGCAGATATGAGGAGGAAACTTATGCAAAAGGCTGCTTACATTGAGTTCATGAAGAAACGTATGCTAATTCGTAGTTTTCAACAACGAACAGGTATAATTCAGGAGCGTTCACTCTCTTcaacatcgtcatcatcatcaactcAAAGCCCTCCAATTCCTACATGTAGGTCCAGTCCTCATCAGGAGAAACAAGAACTTTACAGAAGGAGATATTTGTACGATATGCAAAATGGATTGTCATTGTCTTCAAAAAATAGGCCCTCGTTACCCATCAGAAACGCACCACCCTCCATCTTAGGAAACAGGGAATGCGACCGAAGAATGAAGTTGGTCCAGGGTGTCGGAACAAACAGCGGTCCTCAGTACAAGTACAGCCTTAAAGATATTGATCATCGACAAACGACAGCTGCACCAGTATCCCAAGAGAGGGCCAAAACATCATTAGACCCTCGAGGTATGGATCTCAAGACCTTTCATCTTCTACAAAGAGGTCATGATTCAAAGAACGGGCGGCTACATATGTACCATGAACTTCATAAACATAGAACAGAAAACAGCCGACAAGATCAGGTGGTACCCACTCAAAACGGGCGTCTGAATCCAGGTTGTACTGCCTCTAGAGGTCCTGCCTCTCAGGGTCTTCCTCATCCCATATCGAGATTAACCTCAGGCCCATCAGAAGCAACAGTTATTGCATCACCTGTCAAGAATCATTCACATCCTCCCAGTCACTCTGATCCAAACCTTCATCCGCAGCAGGACAAACTCGGTGCTATACAGTCTCATCTCCGCAATCGAAAGAATTTGATCAACCCCGAGATTGCCCGGGACCACATTCTAGCAAATATGAACCCAACCTTAAGGGATCTGTTCCAAGAGAAAGATCAGGAGAAGCAGCTGCAATTGTTTCAGACTCTACGGAAGAACCACAGTTCACAACTCCAGAGGTCCAAAAGCTGTGCGATCAACTTCCGAGACATCATCGCCCATGAGATCTCAAAGTGCATTGACGAAAGTTCAGATAGTTCAGAGGTGATTGACTTAACGAGTGAACATTCGGAAGGATCCGTTGAGAAAACTGTCACAGATGATGTCTCGGGAAGAGTTGGATCTCCTCAAACAAATCCTCTGGATGCTCCGGTTTCGATTGAAAGTTTCAAACGAGACATCGACGACGCGGACAACCCACCTCCGTTGATAAAATCCTCAGACGCAAGGATGGGATTTGTGCCTTTAACTTCGAACAGTGTTATAGTGTCAGGAGCTGTGACATACAGTAAATGTCCCTCATTATCAGACAAGTGCAATCCTGAAAATATATCCCAAGGTTTAATAACGGTGGCAGAGGCAGCAACAGCCTGTGAAGCTGATTGCAAAGCAACCGATGTGATCGAATCTGCCGACCACGACCACGGCATTCAGATCAAACAGGAAGCGGGAATTAAAGACGAGGGTctcaaatatgacaaagataTCAAACAAGAATTTACGATTAAAACGGAATCTGATAGCAACATGGAGATGCcaggtcaaagttcaaactCTGATTTGTCAGACAAGGGTAGCGAGTTACTAACAGCAGAACCCAATCTGGGTGCACCCGGTAGTATTAAATCTGTTTCTTACGATCCAAGGAGGAAAGTGCTAGCTGCCCTTAATGAACGGTCGAAGTTGACACCTGTGGTGGCAGAGGATGTGTTGCAGGGAAGTTTAATGGAAGCGACAGACGTAGACCCACCAACTGTGGAGAACTACACAGACACAAAGATTATACCCAGAGCTGATCAAGCTGACAAGGAGTGTCAACTGCCC GATCAGCTGTTTGAAGATGatgacaaagaagaagaaggactTGATGGTGAAGAGGTCAGTGAAGAGGTCAGTAAAGATGTACCAACAAGTAAACACGACGTATCAACCATGGGCGAGGAGAGCAAGATGAGTGATAATGGGGAGGTCTCACCCGAAGCAGACGCGGACAGACAGTGCACGAGGCCGAGACGCAAAAGAAAACGCCGGGTTAGAAGATACTACCACATCGTACCCAGGAGAGCATCATCAAGAAAAG GTACTAAACGGAAGCCTCCGCAAGTCCGTAGGACACCAGCCCCCGCGATGAAACCTAAATATGAGGACTTTAGCCCAGAGGTTTTGCAAGTGAGGACTCGCAATGCGGATGGCAGAA GACGGCAGGCAGCCATGGCATCGTCATATCACCGCGACGACCGTTACGAACAGGAGATAGAGAAGGAGAGACAGAAAGTGATGGAGAGAAGACGGAGGAGGACAGCCGTGTTAAGGAAGCAGGGCTTACAAGCCGAGATGGGACAGCCATGCCAAGAGGTGAAGTTACCAAAAGCAAACGAAAAGTATGACAGCAGCGAAGAGACCAGAGAATCCCCGAGAAGACGGAGGTGCAAAGTGTCCTCTTCTCCACCGCCAAGTACGAAATCAACAAAGATAGTCATGGACGGTGGCGATTGTGGTGTAGAGGACGAAGACAGCCTCAACACCAACGAGGATTATGAAAGAAGGTTAATGTCGCCCCACGTCGAACTTAAAGTTCGGATTCAAAGGAAGGACCTAACTGGAAAATTCCACGAAAGTGGTGATTGGCAGGTGGTGTCGCACGTCAAGAAACCAGCAAAGAGGGAAGGGAAAATGTGGCCGTCACCGATGAACAGAAATAGATTAGTCGGAAGCGCTGCTGGTTGGTCTTTTAACACTGATAAGCCAAGTACATCTGGGTTGTTTGCAATGCATCTGAATGGAAGAAGACATCGGCGGGGAAGCACTGCTGTCAGAAGGAGG CTACTCAAGGCCAGGATTATCCCTGACTCAAGCCCTTCCATCCCTCCACCCCCTAGAG AATTGAAACGTCTTGCTGTGAACAAGAAACTTGGGGAGACGCTATTACATAAATCCGCTCGACTCGGTCATGAT GATTCTGCTTTGTATTGTATTAACTATTGCATGCAAGACATCAATGCCAAGGACAACGCCGGTTACACCCCATTACATGAATGCTGTGTCAATGGCAGACTTAAGGTCGCCAAACATATGATTGCAAAAGGGGCCGATGTTAATGGCAGTGCTGCAGATGGAACAAG ACCCCTCCACGATGCTATTGACAACGAAAAGGTTGAACTCGGTCGTCTGCTCCTGGCCCACGGAGGAGATCCTCTTATAGCGACGTATTCTGGTAGAACCACAAGGAAACTAGCTCGGTCTAAGGAAACAAAAACACTTGTACATG ggTATCTCAAGGATATCAATGGTCGTTTCTTGGCTCCAGTTGAGGAGCTAGAGGGTCTCAAGAACATCAATTATAATATTCGCTTCCAAAGTTCTCTCCAAACATCAG AGGACTTAGTCCAGACTGGCATTGACTTCATGACCGGTGCTCCAGAAGCGTCGCCGCCAGAAGACGAAGATGACGAACTCATGTTTGAACTCAGCGACAAGCCTCTGCTGCCCTCTATTTCTATGTATCTGGACGAACCTAAAAA GTTTTCAAATTGGCTGCTTCTGAGTGACGTTTTACAGAGGTTAGACATGAGACGACCAGACTTCCTCTACAACCATCGAGACGTCACAGTGTACAGCATAACCAGAGAGGAAATGGAGAGCTCGGCGATGTTAGGACCGAACCTTCTGTCCGGCATTTTGGAAAGAAACTTGGGGAAGACTATAGAACTGGTTGAACTAGATGATCATATATGCAGGGTCCTAGGTTCAGATGTAGAGTTGGTTAAATAA